Proteins encoded in a region of the Streptomyces akebiae genome:
- a CDS encoding dihydrolipoyl dehydrogenase family protein — MTDTEITETTESAAEATAIEYDVVVLGAGPVGENVADRTRAAGLSTAVVESELVGGECSYWACMPSKALLRPAIARADARRVPGLRHLVDGPLDAAEVLAHRDYETAHWKDDGQVGWLDSVGATLYRGHARLAGPRRVVVDAPDGGRHVLTARRAVVVATGSRALLPDLPGLAQVRPWTSREATSAQKVPGRLIVVGGGVVAVEMATAWRSLGSEVTVLVRGKGLLPRMEPFAGELVAEALIEAGADVRTGTSVTAVSRENGTVVALTDTGDRLEADEILFATGRAPRTEDIGLDTVGLEPGSWLPVDDSLRVTGSEWLYAVGDVNHRALLTHQGKYQARIAGAAIAARAAGVPLLESDPWGAHAATADHAAVPQVVFTDPEAAAVGLSLAEAEQAGHRVRAVDVEFSSVAGAGLYADGYRGRARMVVDLDREILRGVTFVGPAVGELIHSATVAVVGEVPISRLWHAVPSYPTISEVWLRLLEAYRG; from the coding sequence ATGACGGATACGGAAATCACCGAAACCACCGAGAGCGCGGCTGAAGCGACGGCGATCGAGTACGACGTCGTGGTGCTCGGTGCCGGACCCGTGGGGGAGAACGTCGCCGACCGCACCCGCGCCGCCGGACTGTCCACCGCGGTAGTGGAGAGCGAACTGGTCGGCGGCGAGTGCTCGTACTGGGCGTGCATGCCCAGCAAGGCCCTGCTGCGCCCCGCGATCGCCCGCGCCGACGCCCGCCGCGTACCCGGCCTGCGCCACCTCGTCGACGGCCCGTTGGACGCCGCGGAGGTGCTCGCCCACCGTGACTACGAGACCGCCCACTGGAAGGACGACGGCCAGGTCGGCTGGTTGGACAGCGTCGGAGCGACCCTGTACCGGGGGCACGCGCGCCTGGCCGGGCCCCGCCGCGTGGTCGTGGACGCCCCCGACGGCGGGCGGCATGTCCTCACGGCCCGGCGCGCGGTGGTCGTCGCCACCGGCAGCCGCGCCCTCCTGCCCGACCTGCCGGGACTCGCCCAGGTCCGGCCCTGGACCAGCCGGGAGGCCACCAGCGCGCAGAAGGTCCCCGGCCGGCTGATCGTCGTCGGCGGCGGTGTCGTCGCCGTCGAGATGGCCACCGCCTGGCGGTCCCTCGGCTCCGAGGTCACCGTTCTCGTCCGCGGCAAGGGCCTGCTGCCCCGGATGGAACCCTTCGCCGGCGAACTGGTCGCCGAGGCGCTCATCGAGGCGGGCGCGGACGTCCGCACGGGCACGTCGGTGACGGCGGTGTCCCGGGAGAACGGGACCGTGGTGGCCCTCACCGACACCGGCGACCGTCTGGAGGCCGACGAGATCCTCTTCGCCACCGGTCGCGCCCCGCGCACCGAGGACATCGGCCTCGACACCGTCGGGCTGGAACCCGGCTCGTGGCTGCCCGTCGACGACAGCCTGCGGGTGACGGGCAGCGAATGGCTGTACGCGGTCGGCGACGTCAACCACCGGGCGCTCCTCACCCACCAGGGCAAGTACCAGGCCCGGATCGCCGGGGCCGCCATCGCCGCCCGCGCGGCCGGTGTCCCGCTTCTGGAGAGCGACCCGTGGGGTGCCCACGCGGCCACCGCCGACCACGCCGCCGTCCCCCAGGTCGTCTTCACCGACCCCGAGGCCGCCGCTGTCGGCCTCTCCCTCGCCGAGGCCGAACAGGCCGGCCACCGCGTCCGCGCGGTCGACGTCGAGTTCTCCTCCGTCGCGGGCGCGGGCCTGTACGCCGACGGCTACCGGGGCCGCGCCCGCATGGTCGTCGACCTGGACCGCGAGATCCTGCGCGGCGTCACCTTCGTCGGCCCCGCCGTGGGCGAGC
- the trxA gene encoding thioredoxin: MSSTVELTKENFDQTVTDNEFVLIDFWASWCGPCRQFAPVYEKAADDNPDLVFGKVDTEAQPELAQAFGIQSIPTLMIVRDQVAVFAQPGALPEAALTDVIGQARKLDMDEVRKAVAEQQAQVEQNGQ, from the coding sequence ATGAGCAGCACCGTGGAGCTCACCAAGGAGAACTTCGACCAGACGGTCACCGACAACGAGTTCGTCCTGATCGACTTCTGGGCGTCCTGGTGCGGGCCGTGCCGCCAGTTCGCCCCGGTCTACGAGAAGGCCGCGGACGACAACCCCGACCTGGTGTTCGGCAAGGTCGACACCGAGGCCCAGCCGGAGTTGGCCCAGGCCTTCGGCATCCAGTCCATCCCGACGCTGATGATCGTCCGTGATCAGGTGGCCGTGTTCGCGCAGCCGGGCGCGCTGCCGGAGGCCGCGCTGACCGATGTCATCGGGCAGGCACGCAAGCTGGACATGGACGAGGTCCGCAAGGCCGTCGCCGAGCAGCAGGCGCAGGTCGAGCAGAACGGTCAGTGA
- a CDS encoding LacI family DNA-binding transcriptional regulator — MVQIPKEPAPPSPLQRSVPTSADVARLAGVSRATVSYVLNNTSAVRISEPTRRRVHEAAKELGYVPHAAARSLRAGHSRLVLMPTPNVPIGPLYSQFINEIQWALSRLDYTVVQHGGIGLRGDDAARAWAELRPVAVIVPGVGIGPQGVAVLKRSGAKAVVTLTPEPVEGAHALILDHAGVGHSAGRHLVERGRRRIGVVVPEEPGFGVFSQPRLAGVRRAVQGTEATVTELPLAYDEAAAARLARDWRSLGLDAVFAYNDEYAMLLMRALQDEGIGIPEETAVVGADDLMIGRLLRPRLSTVHLELPSGRDLAELVDRVVRDPATIPTTHDVLAARIVHRESS, encoded by the coding sequence ATGGTGCAGATACCGAAAGAGCCCGCCCCGCCCTCGCCCCTGCAGCGATCCGTGCCCACGAGCGCGGACGTGGCTCGACTCGCGGGTGTCTCACGCGCGACGGTCAGCTACGTCCTGAACAACACCAGCGCGGTCCGCATCAGCGAGCCCACCCGCCGCCGGGTCCACGAGGCGGCCAAGGAACTCGGCTACGTACCCCACGCGGCGGCCCGCAGCCTGCGCGCCGGCCACAGCCGCCTGGTCCTGATGCCCACCCCGAACGTGCCCATCGGCCCGCTCTACAGCCAGTTCATCAACGAGATCCAGTGGGCCCTGAGCCGGCTCGACTACACCGTCGTGCAGCACGGCGGCATCGGCCTGCGCGGCGACGACGCGGCCCGCGCCTGGGCCGAACTGCGCCCGGTCGCCGTCATCGTGCCCGGTGTCGGTATCGGCCCGCAGGGCGTGGCCGTCCTCAAGCGTTCCGGAGCCAAGGCCGTCGTCACCCTCACCCCCGAACCCGTCGAGGGCGCCCACGCGCTGATCCTGGACCACGCGGGTGTCGGCCACAGCGCGGGACGGCACCTGGTCGAGCGCGGCCGCCGCCGGATCGGGGTCGTCGTTCCCGAGGAACCAGGCTTCGGGGTCTTCTCCCAGCCCCGCCTCGCCGGCGTACGACGCGCGGTGCAGGGCACGGAGGCGACGGTCACCGAGCTGCCGCTCGCCTACGACGAGGCGGCCGCGGCCCGGCTCGCCCGTGACTGGCGTTCCCTCGGTCTGGACGCGGTGTTCGCGTACAACGACGAGTACGCGATGCTGCTGATGCGGGCCCTTCAGGACGAGGGCATCGGCATCCCGGAGGAGACGGCCGTGGTCGGGGCCGACGACCTGATGATCGGGCGGCTGCTGCGACCGCGCCTCAGCACCGTCCACCTGGAGCTGCCGTCCGGACGCGACCTCGCGGAACTGGTCGACCGCGTGGTGCGCGACCCCGCCACCATCCCCACGACGCACGACGTCCTGGCCGCGAGGATCGTCCACCGCGAGTCGAGCTGA
- a CDS encoding alpha/beta hydrolase, with translation MTMIPPPFDPELAAALEALKDMVPRELSMDDIPLMRQGPGIEMLARLDLTMDGFFEVEDRLVPGPEDAPEISLLICRPAAPTKRGPLPVIYHVHGGGMVVGNNRVGVDEPLTWARELGAVVVSVEYRLAPEHPHPAPVEDVYAGLLWTAEHAEEFGGDAERIVIAGASAGGGLTAALALLARDRKGPRPIGQVLMCPMLDDRNDTPSVHQMAGRGVWDRTANETGWTALLGARRGGPDVSAYAAPARAEDLSGLPPAFLDVGSAETFRDEVVAYASRLWQAGGVAELHVWAGGFHGFDGLAPQAAVSRDCREAHVRWLRRLIGE, from the coding sequence ATGACCATGATCCCGCCCCCCTTCGACCCGGAACTCGCCGCGGCTCTGGAGGCGTTGAAGGACATGGTCCCGCGCGAGCTGAGCATGGACGACATCCCCCTGATGCGCCAGGGGCCGGGCATCGAGATGCTCGCCCGGCTGGACCTCACCATGGACGGGTTCTTCGAGGTCGAGGACCGGCTGGTGCCGGGACCCGAGGACGCGCCGGAGATCTCGTTGCTCATCTGCCGCCCCGCGGCCCCCACGAAGCGGGGTCCGCTGCCGGTGATCTACCACGTCCACGGCGGCGGCATGGTCGTCGGCAACAACCGGGTCGGGGTGGACGAGCCGCTGACCTGGGCACGGGAGCTGGGCGCGGTCGTGGTGTCCGTGGAGTACCGGCTGGCTCCCGAGCATCCGCATCCGGCGCCCGTGGAGGACGTCTACGCGGGGCTGCTGTGGACGGCCGAGCACGCGGAGGAGTTCGGGGGCGACGCCGAGCGGATCGTGATCGCGGGAGCGAGCGCCGGGGGTGGGCTGACGGCCGCGCTCGCGCTGCTCGCGCGGGACCGGAAGGGGCCCCGGCCGATCGGGCAGGTGCTGATGTGCCCGATGCTCGACGACCGCAACGACACGCCGTCCGTGCACCAGATGGCGGGGCGGGGGGTGTGGGACCGGACGGCCAACGAGACGGGGTGGACGGCCCTGTTGGGGGCGCGGCGGGGCGGGCCGGACGTGTCCGCGTACGCGGCGCCGGCGCGGGCGGAGGATCTGTCGGGGCTGCCTCCGGCGTTTCTCGATGTGGGGTCGGCGGAGACGTTCCGGGACGAGGTCGTCGCCTATGCGTCCCGGTTGTGGCAGGCGGGTGGGGTCGCGGAGTTGCATGTGTGGGCGGGCGGATTCCACGGGTTCGACGGGTTGGCTCCGCAGGCCGCGGTGTCGCGGGACTGCCGGGAGGCTCATGTGCGGTGGTTGCGACGGTTGATCGGGGAGTAG
- a CDS encoding helix-turn-helix domain-containing protein translates to MKELAGRLTAVDPDAGAAVRVIAYFDTLAEARAGLEALVRGAAVLAGCPARLVDDERRVRVRVEPDGRREDSDLPPDPAWPSAALAPGGVPALWLERSQGAEPSVVDAVILERAAGALRLVLDRTRGRAPVSPGDDPALVETVLDRTAAERARLHAARLLGLDPDDPTALARAVAPLGGRPRILRVRRDEPSADATAYAAGLSEGRVGVGPAVPVLGLPGSWDGARTALRFTAEGTARDPGERVVRADDLGGTALLAELIGPGAEPPPDVRDLERAAADSPWMLATLHAVASTASLRAAATAVNVHHSTLQDRLIHAEALLGWPVRTPQGRLRLHLALTMRHLARG, encoded by the coding sequence ATGAAAGAGCTGGCTGGGCGGCTGACCGCGGTCGATCCGGATGCCGGGGCGGCCGTGCGGGTCATCGCCTACTTCGACACGCTGGCCGAGGCACGGGCCGGGCTGGAGGCGCTGGTGCGCGGGGCGGCCGTACTGGCCGGGTGTCCCGCGCGGCTGGTCGACGACGAGCGGCGCGTGCGGGTCCGGGTGGAGCCCGACGGGCGGCGCGAGGACAGTGATCTGCCGCCGGACCCGGCCTGGCCGTCCGCCGCGCTCGCCCCGGGCGGCGTGCCCGCGCTCTGGCTGGAGCGCTCCCAGGGCGCCGAGCCGAGCGTGGTGGACGCGGTCATCCTGGAACGGGCCGCCGGCGCCCTGCGGCTGGTGCTGGACCGGACCCGGGGCCGCGCGCCCGTCTCCCCCGGCGACGACCCGGCGCTCGTCGAGACCGTCCTCGACCGCACCGCCGCCGAGCGGGCCCGCCTCCACGCCGCCCGGCTCCTCGGCCTGGACCCGGACGACCCCACGGCCCTGGCCCGGGCCGTCGCCCCGCTCGGTGGGCGACCCCGCATCCTGCGGGTACGCCGGGACGAGCCGTCGGCCGACGCCACCGCATACGCAGCCGGGCTTTCCGAGGGGCGGGTCGGGGTCGGGCCCGCGGTGCCCGTGCTCGGGTTGCCGGGGTCCTGGGACGGCGCGCGGACCGCGTTGCGGTTCACGGCCGAGGGCACCGCGCGGGACCCCGGTGAGCGGGTGGTGCGCGCCGACGACCTCGGCGGGACCGCCCTCCTCGCCGAACTGATCGGACCCGGGGCCGAACCCCCGCCCGATGTACGGGACCTGGAGCGGGCCGCGGCGGACTCGCCCTGGATGCTGGCGACGCTCCACGCGGTCGCCTCGACGGCGAGCCTGCGGGCCGCGGCCACCGCCGTCAACGTGCACCACTCCACCCTCCAGGACCGCCTGATCCACGCCGAGGCCCTCCTCGGCTGGCCGGTCCGCACCCCCCAGGGCCGGCTCCGCCTCCACCTGGCTCTCACCATGCGCCACTTGGCCCGCGGCTGA
- a CDS encoding amidase — protein sequence MGVDRTPGLVECARALAAGEVTSRALVAAALARIEASQGTVNAFRRVRAEAALVEAEAADKELAQGGRRPLLGVPVAVKDDMDVAGEPTAFGCRGEFPSLPEDGEAVRRLRAAGAIVVGKTNTCELGQWPFTEGPAFGATRNPWHPDHTPGGSSGGSAAAVAAGLVPAALGSDGAGSVRIPASWTHLVGIKPQRGRISTWPHAESFQGITVNGTLARTVADAALLLDAASGNHEGDLHRPTAINASEAVGRDPGRLRVALSLKPPFTALPARLDARVEKRVRAVAERLAALGHVVEEAEPRYGQIGLTFVPRATAGIAERVGAISEQGLLDRRTLDAARLGRLLGGAPLRLARRAEVTLHRRIGALFSTYDVLLAPTTAAPPPRVGSMVNLGGLGTDRAMIAACPYAWPWNVLGWPGVNVPAGFVDGGLPVGAQLLGPANSEPLLLSLAAQLEADQRWHERWPPEHTTANSPAV from the coding sequence ATGGGTGTGGACCGTACGCCGGGTCTCGTGGAGTGCGCTCGGGCGCTGGCCGCCGGGGAGGTGACGTCACGGGCGTTGGTGGCGGCGGCGCTCGCGCGGATCGAGGCGAGTCAGGGGACCGTGAACGCGTTCCGGCGGGTGCGGGCCGAGGCGGCGCTCGTGGAGGCGGAGGCGGCGGACAAGGAACTGGCGCAGGGCGGTCGGCGGCCGCTGCTCGGCGTCCCCGTGGCCGTGAAGGACGACATGGACGTGGCGGGTGAACCGACCGCGTTCGGCTGCCGGGGTGAATTCCCGTCGCTGCCCGAGGACGGCGAGGCCGTACGGCGGCTGCGCGCGGCCGGGGCGATCGTCGTCGGCAAGACCAACACCTGCGAACTGGGACAGTGGCCGTTCACCGAGGGGCCGGCCTTCGGCGCCACCCGGAACCCCTGGCACCCGGACCACACCCCGGGCGGCTCCTCCGGTGGGTCCGCGGCGGCCGTGGCCGCGGGACTCGTTCCGGCCGCGCTGGGCTCGGACGGCGCCGGCTCGGTCCGCATCCCGGCCTCCTGGACCCATCTCGTCGGCATCAAGCCCCAGCGCGGCCGCATCTCCACCTGGCCGCACGCGGAGTCCTTCCAGGGCATCACCGTCAACGGCACCCTCGCCCGCACGGTCGCCGACGCCGCCCTCCTCCTCGACGCGGCGAGCGGCAACCACGAAGGCGATCTGCACCGGCCGACCGCCATCAACGCCTCCGAGGCCGTGGGGAGGGACCCGGGGCGGCTCCGCGTCGCCCTGTCGCTGAAGCCCCCGTTCACCGCGCTGCCCGCCCGGCTCGACGCGCGCGTGGAGAAACGGGTGCGGGCGGTCGCCGAGCGGCTCGCCGCGCTCGGGCACGTGGTGGAGGAGGCGGAGCCCCGGTACGGGCAGATCGGGCTGACGTTCGTCCCGCGCGCCACCGCGGGTATCGCCGAGCGGGTCGGCGCCATCTCCGAGCAGGGCCTCCTCGACCGGCGCACCCTCGACGCCGCCCGCCTCGGCCGACTGCTCGGGGGAGCGCCCCTGCGGCTCGCCCGCCGCGCGGAGGTCACGCTGCACCGGCGGATCGGCGCGCTCTTCTCGACGTACGACGTGCTGCTGGCGCCGACGACGGCCGCTCCCCCGCCCCGCGTCGGGTCCATGGTGAACCTCGGCGGCCTCGGCACCGACCGCGCGATGATCGCGGCCTGCCCGTACGCCTGGCCGTGGAACGTGCTGGGCTGGCCCGGGGTCAACGTACCGGCCGGGTTCGTGGACGGCGGGCTGCCGGTGGGCGCGCAGTTGCTCGGCCCCGCGAACAGCGAGCCTCTCCTGCTGTCGCTGGCCGCGCAGTTGGAGGCGGACCAGCGCTGGCACGAGCGGTGGCCGCCGGAGCACACCACCGCGAACTCGCCGGCCGTGTGA
- a CDS encoding flotillin family protein, producing MFIGIIAGAAAAVALVLIALFKLMWRVAEPNEALIISGSKHKMEGLTEGMNFRIVTGRGTLVLPGMQAVRKLSLDLNQTELAVECVTFQGIPLKIRGVVIFKVGDDFVSIANAARRFLGQQKRVSERVHNVFAGHLRSIVGGLTVEDMIRDREKLTGQTRAACGTEMEKLGLIVDSLQIHEIEDPTGYIKNLAMPHAAAVQRDARIAQAEANRLATEAEQQAAARMAEATRDSEILQAGYQAERDNASARAKQAGPLAEAAALQEVVVQETRVAELAAARREQQLQADVRKPADAKAYEKRTLAEAERDARISAAQAKAKETELAAAAEATATQVTGEAEAAARQAKGLAAAEATRAKGLAEAEGIKARSAALAENQEAVIAQQLAERWPEIVQAGASAFGNVDNMVLLNGADGMADMFAKALTMGGTGLGLARQLLASMNQNGVPAGGPAGVNGVPVEKVQVDREA from the coding sequence ATGTTCATCGGCATCATCGCGGGGGCCGCCGCAGCGGTGGCTCTGGTACTGATCGCTCTGTTCAAGCTCATGTGGCGTGTCGCCGAACCGAACGAGGCTCTGATCATCTCCGGCTCCAAGCACAAGATGGAGGGCCTGACGGAAGGCATGAACTTCCGTATCGTCACCGGGCGCGGCACGCTCGTGCTGCCCGGCATGCAGGCGGTGCGCAAGCTGTCGCTCGACCTGAACCAGACCGAGTTGGCCGTGGAGTGCGTGACCTTCCAGGGCATTCCGCTGAAGATCCGGGGCGTGGTCATCTTCAAGGTGGGCGACGACTTCGTGTCCATCGCCAACGCGGCCCGTCGCTTCCTCGGCCAGCAGAAGCGGGTCTCGGAACGGGTGCACAACGTGTTCGCCGGTCATCTCCGTTCCATCGTGGGCGGGTTGACGGTCGAGGACATGATCCGTGACCGCGAGAAGCTGACCGGTCAGACCCGGGCCGCGTGCGGTACGGAGATGGAGAAACTGGGCCTGATCGTCGACTCGTTGCAGATCCACGAGATCGAGGACCCGACCGGCTACATCAAGAACCTGGCCATGCCGCACGCGGCGGCCGTCCAGCGGGACGCCCGTATCGCCCAGGCCGAGGCCAACCGGCTCGCCACCGAGGCCGAGCAGCAGGCCGCGGCGCGCATGGCGGAGGCCACCCGGGACAGCGAGATCCTCCAGGCCGGCTACCAGGCCGAGCGGGACAACGCCTCGGCGCGGGCCAAGCAGGCGGGTCCGCTCGCCGAAGCGGCCGCCCTGCAGGAGGTCGTCGTCCAGGAGACGCGCGTCGCGGAGCTGGCGGCGGCCCGGCGCGAGCAGCAGCTCCAGGCCGACGTCCGCAAGCCGGCCGACGCCAAGGCCTACGAGAAACGGACTCTCGCCGAGGCCGAGCGCGACGCACGTATCTCGGCCGCGCAGGCCAAGGCCAAGGAGACCGAACTGGCGGCCGCCGCCGAGGCGACCGCGACGCAGGTCACCGGTGAGGCCGAGGCCGCCGCCCGGCAGGCCAAGGGGCTCGCGGCCGCCGAGGCCACGCGGGCGAAGGGGCTCGCCGAGGCCGAGGGCATCAAGGCGCGGAGCGCCGCGCTGGCGGAGAACCAGGAAGCGGTGATCGCCCAGCAACTGGCCGAGCGGTGGCCGGAGATCGTGCAGGCGGGGGCGTCCGCGTTCGGGAACGTCGACAACATGGTGCTGCTCAACGGGGCCGACGGGATGGCGGACATGTTCGCCAAGGCGCTCACGATGGGCGGGACCGGGTTGGGGCTGGCGCGGCAGTTGTTGGCCTCGATGAACCAGAACGGGGTGCCTGCCGGCGGCCCGGCCGGCGTCAACGGGGTGCCGGTGGAGAAGGTGCAGGTGGACAGGGAGGCATAG
- a CDS encoding type II toxin-antitoxin system PemK/MazF family toxin, which produces MTSFAEQDVPGRYGPFATIEADPRDVGRVRTEYAPAHDGDPDPGEIVWTWVPFEENDGRGKDRPVLVVAREAGGTLLAVQLSSKRHDGDREWVPIGSGPWDRSGRDSWVDVDRVLRLHETGMRREACALDRMRFNSVVHRLRERYGWR; this is translated from the coding sequence GTGACTTCCTTCGCTGAGCAGGACGTGCCGGGGCGCTACGGGCCCTTCGCCACCATCGAGGCCGATCCCCGCGATGTCGGGCGGGTGCGCACCGAGTACGCGCCCGCGCACGACGGGGATCCGGATCCCGGGGAGATCGTCTGGACGTGGGTGCCGTTCGAGGAGAACGACGGGCGGGGGAAGGATCGGCCCGTGCTGGTCGTGGCTCGGGAGGCCGGCGGGACCTTGCTCGCCGTGCAGTTGTCGAGCAAGCGGCACGACGGGGACCGGGAGTGGGTGCCGATCGGGAGCGGGCCGTGGGATCGGTCGGGCCGGGACTCGTGGGTGGATGTGGACCGGGTGCTGCGGCTGCACGAGACGGGGATGCGGCGGGAGGCCTGCGCGTTGGACCGGATGCGGTTCAACTCCGTGGTGCACCGGCTGCGGGAACGGTACGGGTGGCGTTAG
- a CDS encoding TIGR02452 family protein, producing the protein MSARLRGIAHETERIVAAGGYRAPAGHEVSLTAAIEAARSGTRLYGPDPVPTPPVAPVPSAVEVTGESSLEAAHRLTATDATPVAVLNFSSARNPGGGYLNGAQAQEEALCRASALHTCVREARAFYDHHRTHRDPFYTDRVIHSPAVPVFRDDRGTLLDTPYTTGFLTSAAPNASVVLRTMPERAPELPRALAVRAERVLETAVAHGYRRLVLGAWGCGVFGNDPAHVATAFRALLTDGGRFEGHFAHVVFAVLDRTRGTTVRAAFERELSPGSARRGQPDDRRSTARGRP; encoded by the coding sequence ATGAGCGCCCGCCTACGCGGAATCGCACACGAGACCGAGCGGATCGTGGCGGCGGGCGGCTACCGCGCCCCGGCCGGCCACGAGGTCTCCCTGACGGCCGCGATCGAGGCCGCACGCTCCGGCACCCGCCTGTACGGTCCGGACCCGGTGCCGACCCCACCGGTCGCCCCCGTCCCGTCGGCCGTCGAGGTCACCGGTGAGAGCAGCCTGGAAGCCGCTCACCGCCTGACAGCCACCGACGCCACCCCCGTGGCCGTCCTCAACTTCTCCTCCGCCCGCAACCCCGGCGGCGGCTACCTCAACGGCGCCCAGGCCCAGGAGGAAGCCCTCTGCCGTGCCTCCGCCCTCCACACCTGCGTCCGCGAGGCCCGCGCCTTCTACGACCACCACCGCACCCACCGCGATCCGTTCTACACGGACCGTGTCATCCACTCACCCGCCGTCCCCGTCTTCCGTGACGACCGGGGCACCCTCCTCGACACCCCGTACACGACCGGCTTCCTGACCTCGGCGGCCCCGAACGCGTCGGTCGTCCTGCGGACGATGCCGGAGCGCGCCCCGGAGCTGCCGCGCGCCCTGGCCGTGCGCGCGGAACGAGTCCTGGAGACGGCCGTGGCACACGGCTACCGGAGGCTGGTCCTCGGCGCCTGGGGCTGCGGTGTCTTCGGCAACGACCCGGCGCACGTGGCGACCGCCTTCCGTGCCCTGCTCACCGACGGCGGCCGGTTCGAAGGCCACTTCGCGCACGTGGTGTTCGCCGTGCTGGACCGCACGAGGGGCACGACGGTCCGGGCCGCCTTCGAACGAGAGCTCAGCCCCGGTTCCGCACGGCGCGGGCAGCCGGATGATCGGCGCTCGACGGCCCGCGGACGACCGTGA
- the egtA gene encoding ergothioneine biosynthesis glutamate--cysteine ligase EgtA produces MSDSTSGCTEHRSSVTEAEVEALVRGICFKTGPPRTLGVELEWHIHELRDPRLPATPARLEAAYAALRTLTLNSPLTVEPGGQLELSSAPAASLMECVGSVSADLVAVRATLREAGLGISGFGHEPWNPPTRYLHEPRYDAMEIYLDRFGPEGRSMMCSSASVQVCLDAGYEEPGPLGHQRRWWLSHQLGAVLVAAFAHSPLARGRVTGWRSTRQALWAAMDPGRTDAPSLDGDPRAAWARLVLDAPVMCVRADEGPWAVPGGMTFREWTRSDTPPTRADLDYHLTTLFPPVRPRGHLEFRMIDAQPGEDGWIVPLAVTAALFEDPAAAETAYRTVKPLAERAGSQPPPRNPLWEAAARDGLADPELREAAVVCFAAAAEALPRLGASPEVLDAVAAYTDRYVARGRCPADDLLDLSHGKDLPA; encoded by the coding sequence ATGTCAGATTCGACGAGTGGCTGTACGGAGCACCGCTCCTCGGTCACCGAGGCGGAGGTCGAGGCCCTGGTACGGGGCATCTGCTTCAAGACCGGTCCACCCCGCACTCTCGGTGTAGAGCTGGAATGGCACATCCACGAGCTGCGTGATCCACGGCTCCCGGCAACACCCGCACGACTCGAAGCGGCCTACGCCGCACTGCGGACCCTGACCCTGAACTCGCCCCTGACCGTCGAGCCCGGCGGCCAGCTGGAGCTCAGCTCGGCGCCGGCCGCCTCCCTGATGGAGTGCGTCGGGTCCGTCTCGGCCGACCTCGTCGCCGTACGCGCGACGCTGCGGGAGGCGGGTCTCGGCATCAGCGGCTTCGGCCACGAACCCTGGAACCCCCCGACCCGCTACCTCCACGAACCCCGCTACGACGCGATGGAGATCTATCTCGACCGCTTCGGACCCGAGGGGCGGTCCATGATGTGCTCCTCCGCCTCGGTGCAGGTGTGTCTCGACGCCGGGTACGAGGAGCCGGGCCCGCTCGGCCACCAGCGGCGCTGGTGGCTGTCGCATCAGCTCGGCGCCGTCCTGGTGGCGGCGTTCGCGCACTCCCCGCTGGCGCGCGGCCGGGTCACCGGCTGGCGTTCGACCCGGCAGGCGCTGTGGGCCGCCATGGACCCCGGTCGTACGGACGCGCCGTCGTTGGACGGCGACCCGCGCGCGGCATGGGCCCGGCTGGTGCTGGACGCGCCCGTGATGTGCGTCCGGGCCGACGAGGGCCCCTGGGCCGTGCCCGGAGGGATGACGTTCCGGGAGTGGACGCGGTCCGACACCCCGCCGACCCGGGCCGACCTCGACTACCACCTGACGACCCTGTTCCCGCCGGTGCGCCCGCGTGGCCATCTGGAGTTCCGCATGATCGACGCGCAGCCGGGCGAGGACGGGTGGATCGTGCCGCTCGCCGTGACGGCGGCGCTGTTCGAGGACCCGGCGGCCGCCGAGACCGCGTATCGGACCGTCAAGCCCCTCGCGGAGCGGGCCGGTTCGCAACCGCCACCGCGCAATCCGCTGTGGGAGGCGGCGGCCCGGGACGGGCTGGCCGATCCCGAACTGCGGGAGGCGGCGGTGGTCTGCTTCGCCGCGGCGGCCGAGGCGCTGCCCAGACTCGGGGCGAGCCCCGAGGTGCTGGACGCGGTCGCGGCGTACACCGACCGCTATGTGGCCCGGGGGCGCTGCCCCGCCGACGATCTGCTCGACCTGTCGCACGGGAAGGACCTCCCCGCATGA